GGCCGTCCTCACCCTTCAGCAGTGAGTCACCGCCAtgcgctgccagcagccccacatGGCGACGGGGACGGGGtcggggatggggacagggtcACGACACCGCCACCACCCCAGCGTCCTCCCCAGGGGACGGCAGCGGAGCCGGCGGCGGTgctgccgtgccgtgccggtgCCACTCGGCACCCCCAACCCCACCGCCCGCCCCACGCCGTGTGTTGCAATCCCTggccccatcccagccctggGATCAGCGCGGCGCGGCCGGGCCTTGCCTCCGAGGGCCAAGAAGGGGGCGGCGGGTCGGGGCGCCGAGCGGCTGACGTGGAGCCGGGCTCCCTGGGCTGCGCGGGGCAGGCGGGTGCCAGAGCTGCCGCTGCTGGTTGGGGCCAGCTTGAGGTTAGAGCCGGGGATGGGGCAGGTGGCGGTGGCACCGTGCATGCGGGGGTGACGGGATCGCAGCCATGGGGCCAGCGGCAGCGGCCTCAGCAGTGCCCTGGTCCCGAGGGGCGGCCGGGCAGGGGGAGGTGGTGCCGGGCAGCCTGGGGACGGGGCAGGTGGGTGGGGGGGACATCCCTGTCCTGAGGAATGGGCCCAGTGTCCACGTCCCTCCGGCTGGGGTCGGGTCCAGCTgtgtctctgctttctctggaaGCGGCTCCACCCTGTCCCGGATCACCCCGTTGCAAACAGGCTGCACTAATTAGCGATGGTGAGAGCTGCCAGATGCTCCCCGGACAGAGGCTGGAGCCCAGCAGGCCTCCGGGGCAGCGCgccctcccctgtccccatgccACCACCGGGCCAACAGCTCCGGCAGACAGGACGGGGGAACACGAGACCTGGCTGCATCCCCCACACCTGCGGGTGGatgtgctggggtgggggggacacccAGGATCGTGGGGTGACCCCCCCCCGTGGGTGCCACGTGCGCCGCGTGTCCCCGGGCGCAAAGGTCCCATCTGCGGTCGAGCGAGAGCCACGCGGGCAGGCGGCCACGGGcgcagggaggggggagaagctTTTAAACTaatcctgctccagccccacggCGGGCGTGGAGGATGCGGCCATATCCCTGATCCCGGCTCGGCACGCGGAGCTGGCCCCGTGCCCGGCACACagctggggtgcagcagggagggcGCCCGCCTgggtgctgcggggctgggaACCCCTGGGGACGGATACGGTGACCATGACCACGCTGGCCCTGGGAGCACCAGAGGCTGCACAGAGCCCCCGCCTCATgagtgcctcagtttccccgcCCCGCTGCAGGAATgtgaggctggggcaggggttTTGCAAGGTTCCTGGTGATGCTGGGCACTGGCAGCGCCCCTGCCCGTGGTCAGGATCCGTCCCAGGCACAGGCACCCAGCCCTATGCCCATGGTGTCTCTGGGGGGGGTCTGGCTGGGACACCCCAGTCTGGGACGGAGCCGTCAGGGagcccagctggcagcagcacgcgTCGCCAAACAACGAGCACGAGGGGATTAGGGCCTGGTGGCTGCTGGCCCCGTGGCTCGCGGCCGGGGACGGTTAATCCCGGccagctgcggggctggggccgggcagcACCCAGGCCCCCACCACGGTATCCCATGGGGCACCCCACATCCACAGGCTGTGGGTGGGTGGCAGGGGTCTTGGCCATGGGGGGAACTGTCCCTAAAACTGCTTTTGTCCCCATAGAGCCACGTGGGATCGGAGCCGGTGCCGGGACCTGGGGGCAGGACGTGCTATGGAGCTGAGCCTGGGGGGTGCCTGAAGCCAGCAGAAGGACcaggatggggtggggggacgCGGAGTTCCCCAACGTGAGCCTGGCTGCCCGGCCGGACACCTGCTTCGGGGTGGTgaacctcagcagcagcctcaaCGAGACGCAGAAGAAAGCCATCGCCTCGCCCTGGTTCTCCACCGCCTTCGGCCTCATCGGCCTCTGCTCCAACCTCTTCGCCCTCTACGTCCTGCTCAGCTCCTCCCGCAAGCTCACCAGCCGGTCCCGCTCCTCTTTCCTCGTCTTCCTCTGCGGGCTGGTGGTCACAGACTTCATGGGGCTGCTGGTGACGGCCTCGGTCATCATCCCCTACCACTTCATCAAGTTCAACTGGGCCGAGGTGGACCCCGGCTGCCACCTCTGCAACTTCCTCGGCTTCTCCATGGTCTTCTTCGGGCAGTgcccgctgctgctgggggccacCATGGCCGGCGAGAGGTTCTTCGGCATCAACCACCCCTTCTCCCGCTCCACCAGCATCTCCAAGCGCCGCGCGTGGTCCATCGTGGGGATGGTGTGGGgcttctcctgcctgctggggctgctgccggtgctggggctgggccgcTACACGCTGCAGTACCCCGGCTCCTGGTGCTTCCTCACCCTCCTGCCCGACACCGGCAACGCCATCTTCTGCCTGCTCTTCGCCCTGCTGGGCATCTTCTCCGTGGTGCTCTCCTTCATCTTCAACACGGTCAGCGTGGTCACGCTCTGCCGCGTCTACCACGACCGCGAGTCCGTGCAGCGGCGGCGGGACAGCGAGGTGGAGATGATGGTGCAGCTGGTGGGCATCATGATCATCGCCACCATCTGCTGGATGCCGCTCCTGGTGAGGCCCTGGCTTCTGGCGTGGCTCTTTTGGGGGGCCCAGGTCTCAGTGTCCTCCCCATGTCCAGCCTGGTGCCCCCGTGTCCCTCGTGGTGAGGCCACACGGTTTTGGTGCCCCCCTCCTTGTCCCTCATGGTGTGGCTCTGGGAGCTGTCCCCTCGTGTCCCTCCTGGTGAGGTcctggtgtcccccccccatcACTCACAGCAAGGCCCCAGCTCTTGGTGcgccccttcccagcccctcctggTGAAGCCCCTCAATCTTGGTGCCCTCCCCCAGTGCCCCAAGAGGAGGCCCCAGCCCTTGGCGTCCCCCCCACATCCCTTCTGGAGAGACCCTGGGTCTGGACgtgccccctccccatctcTCCACCTGGGGACCTCAACCTCAGTGCAACCCCACGGCCCTCCCCTCCTCATCCTTGCAGTCCCACCGGGTGCCCAAGACCGCGGGTGCCCAACGCGGGACCCCCAGGTCCTGCCCCAAACCCTACAGGGAGCAGTGGGGAGCCCCCGGGGTCATCTCAcacctcccctctccccccagatCTTCATCATCCAGAccatcctgcagcagctgccggCCGGGGAGCGCGCCCGGACGCTGCCCACGGAGAcgcagaagctgctgctcatCTACATCCGCATGGTCACCTGGAACCAGATCCTGGACCCCTGGGTCTATATCCTGTTCCGCCGCGCCGTGCTGCAGCGCGTGCACCCGGGGCTGCGCGCCCggccctccctgctctccctctACCCCGTCCTCAACCCCTCGCTGCGCCGCAAGCTCGCCCAGGAGGCCCGgctgcagtaattttttttttttggggggggatgTAATTTTGATGTAATTTTGATGTAATTTTGGGGAAACAGGGATGGGGGTGAGCGGGACCCCCGCCCCAGCCATGGGAGGTGGGCGCACACAGCCAGGGGTGCAGTGGTTTATTGATGAGTGCTCTCCACGCCGGGCCCCATGAGGCCGGGGGATGCGGTGCCCGGTGGGGTATTGGGGGGGTGGGAGGCATGGGGGtgctccccccacacccccccgtGTGACCCCTCCCCAATAAAGCGCAGCTTGTGCAGCTCTCCGTGCCtgctgggtgcccccagccccgctcctccgGGCTCTGCTGTGGGTGCTCGGGTCCTGTTGAGAGGGGGGGCTGGCACCCAGAGGCAGGGGctagcacccatgggtggggagtgggctctgcagccccccccagcccggggTGGGTGCACGGCAGCGCTCACACAGTCACGGGATGGGGACCCCCAAGTGCCACTGCCAGCCTCACACAGGGCAGTGGCACAGGGGGGACACAGAGCGGGGACCTGGACAGGGGGcactgcccccccccggctACTCCTGCGCCCCCCCGGTGCTGCAGACGGCCGCCCACACCTCGGCCACGAACTCCGGGGGGAAGGCAAACTCCCCCAGCACCGAGTCCAGGCCGTGGGCGAGCGCGGTGGTGCCAGGGCTCTGCTTCGCCATCTCCACCATggtggcagctgcagggagaagggggggaTTAGcagcaagggggggggggcaaattggggggtgggagggcacGGGGGGCTCACCCAGCTCGCTGTCGCGGATGCCCATGtagctctccagcaggtcgtccaCGCGGCGGGCGGCTTCTTCCTCCGTGGCGCTGGGCTGTGGGTGGGAGCGGGGGGCACCCAGTGCAGGGTGCACACAAAGGGGGGGtacatccccccccccagcccagcacggTGCCTGCCCATGAGTCTGGGGGTGCCTTACCCCCTCCTGCAGCGTGGCCGGGCCCTGTGCCCGCAGCCGCAGCGTCTCCTTCCCGCTGGCCACTCTGCCCTCGGCGGGGCACTTGCTGCTGCTCCGCGTCCTCTGCCCGATCATGTCTGCACCCCGGGGTGGGGGcgaggggcagggagggtgcCCGGGGGTGGAAGGGCAGGGATGACAAAGGATGGGCAGCCAAAGATAACCAAGAACGTCGGTGATGGACAGCCAAGGGTGACCAAGAACACCCAAGGGTGGCCAGCCAAGGCTACCCAAACAGCCCAGGGGACACACAAGGAGGGCCCCGTGTGTGGCCAAGgacacccatgggtgcccaTCAGGGATGCACATGTGTATGGTGTGCCCATgggtgcccagggcagggcatGCAGAGGACTCAGCGTGATCACAGGGGCAGCTTGGGGCGCACAGGCAGGTGTGGGGGTGCGCCCTGAGGTGGGGTGTTTGCAGGGGTACCCATAGCCCTGGGGGGGTTGCAAGGGTGCGGGGTGCTTGTAGGGGTACACAGGGGTGCCCAACAGTGGGGTGGATCCtgaggggggctgcaggagcccagcaccctgctcaggGTGCCACAACACAACCGCAGGCGTCTGCACACCCACGGGACCATGGGGTGAGCGCACGGCCCACGCGCATTGCAGGAGGGGTCTGGATGCCCCTTCCCGGGGGTCTCCAtgcagagcagcccccccctccccgctcacCAAAGGCCTTTTTGGGCTGCACCAGGCGCAGGGTGAAGGGCTGAGCGCGGGGCAGCTCCCGCAGCATGCGGGCCACCTCGTAGTGCCGGCAGCCCACGATGGTGTGGTCGTTGATGGCCTCGATGCTGTCGCCCACGCACACGGCCTGGATGCGGTTGATGATGCTCCCCTCCTTGATccgctgggggggggacacggtgACACCACAGGGGAGGGGGACATCGggaggacagacagacacagccCCCGTCCCACACCTCCTGGCACCGATTTCCTTTAGCAATGGGGCCAGCCAGGGAGCCCCCAAAATGCACCATGCAGAGGGGGACCCCCAGGGTCACGGTAGATGCagagacccccccccagcccctccccaaCACTCCCTCACCTTGATGAAGGCGTAGCCAGCCCCGTTGTCCGTGATGGTGAGCCCCAGCGCGTCCTCAGTCTTGGTCACCTCCACCTCCTTCGTCTCCCCCCGGACGTGGGCGAAGATGAAGTCCTCCAGGCCGATCTGCCCCCCCAGCAGCTTCTGCATGTCCACTTTGTGCGTGTTCAGCGTGCAGAAGAGGATCTGCCACCGGCACCCCATCGTCACCGCGGCTGGGGacaccagcagtgccagcaacACCCCCCCCgacacaccccccccccacactgCCTCACCTCGGTGGGCGAGATGCTGAAGACCTCGGCGATTTTGCCGTAGAGCTCCTTGACGTTGGTGAAGCCCTCGATGCGGCCCGTGGGGCTGCCGTGGGCCAGCTGGGTGCGGAACACCAGGCGGGGGCGGACGCgcgggggccgcggggctgggggcggctcGGGGCCCCCCGGCTCCTGCCCCACGCCGTTCTCCATGGGGCCGTCCTCCCGGGGCTGCCGGCCGTGCTTGCTCACCCGCTGCATCCCGCTGCTGCCGCTGAATTATAGATGGGCACCAGCGTAAGGCGATCCCCAGGGGGCCAGGAACCCGATCTGGTGGCGCAGGTCAGCCCCCGGGATCGGGTGAGCAGCACCACGGCTCCACCGCACCCCCCCGGGGCGCAGGATGGGGTGGTAGCGATGAGCCAGGGCCATCACCCTTGTAGGACACCCCACGGCTGTGAGCCAAGAGCACGGGGATGAAGCTGCTCCAGGCGGCTCCGGGCCTTTGAAGCCGCCCCCCAAGCACAAACACACGGAGCCCACGCTGGTTTCTCCCACGTTTATTCACTCCCATCTCCATCCCGAGCCCAGCAGCCACCGGGAGATGGCAACCAGGAGACTCGTCTACAGAGCACCGACCTCGCAGGcaagagggggggggggggggttggacccCTGCCCCGGGTTAAACCCGGGGCCGAATCCACGTAGTGCTAGTAAGAAAATAAGACGCTCTCTAATTACACAATCTGAGATTTCTGACTGGCAGCCCCAGGGTCGTCCGACCCCGGCACGGCGTGGCGAGGACGCGGCTGCCGTCACGGTGGTCCCACGagggctccccagggctgggggggctccggcCCCACTCCCCCCTCAGCACAGTTTTGCCTTTGCCGGggtgtggggaaggggctgccctgcctggccccagaGGCACGGGGGAAGCAGAGGGGGCAGGCGGGGTGCATGGGGCTGAGGGGCTGAAGGCACCCGAGGGGCAGCAGCGAGGGGAAAAGGGcagattaaataaaacaagagagaggggaaggaagccTGTCACCTCCCCCATGGCAGGCCGGGGGTCCCTGGGCTGATTTTGGGGCTGGGATGCGGCACTgagccccgggggctccccacGCACCCCAGGGGGCACGGCTGCCTCTCCTGGCCACTCTCACCACGTCGGGGACAGGAGCCTCGAGCCGAGCCAAACATGCAGAGGGGCAGCTCGAAGGAGGTCCTGTCCCCACCGCAGAGAGGCGAGGCCATCGAGGAGGGGCTGGGTGTCAGCCCTCCTGCTTTAGGGGCCGGTCacagctgccccacagccccggggTCGCCGTGGAAGAGGCTGCTGTCCTCCAGGCCCTCCACCCGCAGGCTGTGGTGCCGCATCTGGCACCAGGGCTCAGCGAGCCGGGGCTGCAGGCGATGCCCaggggctgcgggagctgggGAGCACACAGGAGAGCAGGGGGGGCTCGTGCTGGGGGCTCAACCACGGCACCGCTTGGTCCCCAGAAGCTCAAGGTCCTCGGAGATGTCaccgccgcggggccggggtcGCCCCCCGCTGATGTGGAGGGGGAAGCAGCcggcccagcagcagggactgtCCCTTGTGGGGGCTCCAAGGGACAGGGCCGTGGTCCGGCCGGCCCCGGGCTCCAGCAGGGACTGGTCCTCTTCACAAGTGTTCGCTGCAGGGGGTGGAAAACGAGGCCAAATGACTGGGTTTGACTTCTCCTCCCCAAAACCGCGTGGAgacagccccgagccccccctgCAGCCACGCCAGGTGCCGCCTGCCCTGTCCTGCTCACCTGGCTATCCGGGACAGGATCTCCTTGATGCGAACCACCAGCTTCTCGTGCTGCAGGGGGTTGCTCTCGATGGCGCTGTGCAGCTTGGCCATGTAGAAGTCCAGAGTGCTCAGCGTCGGCGTCTCCCCGGTGCCTACGGGGCAGCAGCCCGGTAAGTCCCCACCCAGCCCCGTGCACCGTGCTGGGGACGAGACCCTGAACGAGgtcctgcagcactgagctccCACTGATACAAAGCCAGGAACAACAGGATTGTTCCTCTTCCTAACACCTCCCCAGAGGAAGCTGTGACAGCATCTAGGGACGAGGACAGTTCCCAGTTTGTCCTGTCCTGCTACAGAGGAGCTGCCTGGCACGTCTGCGCTCTCTGGAGAACCCCAAGTGCTCTGTgatcctcccccccccagacGAGCAGTTATCACCACCCCACTGACATCCCTGCTACAGCCCCCGCTGGCTTCAGCCCCCTCCACGTGGCCACCGTGTCCCAGGACAGCAAGGCCGGTCCCCGGGGCTGCCCTGAGCTcaccagggatggggagggaggcgAAGCTGGTGGTGAGGGCCTGGCGCACGgactggagctgctgctgcaaggccagggtctgcctctcctcctgcgccagctcctgctccagcttctCCTTGGCGCAGTTCATGCTCTCCGTGTGTTTCTGCAGGATGGCGTTCTGCTCCTCGAACTCCGTGTTCATCTTCCGCAGGCGCCGCAGCTCGGCCTCCCGGGCTGCCGGGGACAAACGGGGTCAAAAAGGGTCAGGGGGGAACGGTGACCCCATCCAATACCCCAAACTCAGCCCCTTCCTCAGCCCCTCACCTTTGTTTTGGTCCAAGAACTCTTCGGTGAAGATGGGCACGTCGAAGGTGGAGAAGGAGTCGCTGCACTCCCCAGCCTGGAGGACaggaggggacggggctgaGGGGACAGCCACgcgctgcctcctgcagctctgcttcaaCCCAGGAAGCCAAACCCCGCAGTGCcacgtgcctcagtttccccacagGGCCGTGGAGCTGCCAGCACCTTACCTTGTGCGGGTGCCCGTTCAGCAGGGTGTTCACCGCCACGGAGCCGGCATCCTctgggaaggaggcagggggtTACCCTCCACGAGCCGCCCCGACACCCACCCCGAGCAAAGGGCAGCTGCCGCCGGCCCCTCAGCCCACCTTTCTTGATCTTCTTCTCCTGGATCTTCTCCGTGCACATCTTGTAGGCCTCCGACTGCTGGTACTCCCGCAGCTCCTTCATGTACTGCTGCTTCTCACGCTCCGCTTCATCCAGGTACCGCTGCAGTCACAGGCATCCTCAGCCTGGCCCGGCCCCACAGCGGGCTCCCCGTGGTGCTGCTgaccccttcccaccccccgaggcccagctcctgctccccagcaccgaGACGGGCCCCCCGGTAACCCCCTTGTGACACTTTTTGTGCCCAGACCTCGAGTGCACAAAGATTTTGGCTTCCAAGTGCACCGAGGTGTGATGGGGCCGTTCCCAGCCTGCGAGCAGAGGGGGTTCAGGTGCAGAAGCCTCCAGAGAGGCTCCACCAGGatggggggagctgccagccccagaagatgagcccccccccaccccggtaCCTGCTTCTCCGACAGCTGCAGCTTGCTCCACTCGGCTCCCAGCATCTTGGTGATCTCCGGGAAGGGCAGGTCAGGGTGCTGCGTGCGGATCTGCTCGCGGCGCTCGTTCAGAAAACGGACGTAGCCCGTCACGGGGGCCTTGGGGCCATTGGGCAGgatcttcttcctcttcttgccCTTGGGCCAGCCCCTCTTCTTCACCGGCTGGCACCCCGAGAAGGGAAAGGGACAAGCTGGCGTCGACGGCGGGGCAGGACCCGCACCCCTCGGGGCAAGGTCTCAGCCCTTCCCTGACCACGGTCACGCCACGGGTCCCACAGCACAATGG
This genomic interval from Aythya fuligula isolate bAytFul2 chromosome 26, bAytFul2.pri, whole genome shotgun sequence contains the following:
- the TBXA2R gene encoding thromboxane A2 receptor: MGWGDAEFPNVSLAARPDTCFGVVNLSSSLNETQKKAIASPWFSTAFGLIGLCSNLFALYVLLSSSRKLTSRSRSSFLVFLCGLVVTDFMGLLVTASVIIPYHFIKFNWAEVDPGCHLCNFLGFSMVFFGQCPLLLGATMAGERFFGINHPFSRSTSISKRRAWSIVGMVWGFSCLLGLLPVLGLGRYTLQYPGSWCFLTLLPDTGNAIFCLLFALLGIFSVVLSFIFNTVSVVTLCRVYHDRESVQRRRDSEVEMMVQLVGIMIIATICWMPLLIFIIQTILQQLPAGERARTLPTETQKLLLIYIRMVTWNQILDPWVYILFRRAVLQRVHPGLRARPSLLSLYPVLNPSLRRKLAQEARLQ
- the GIPC3 gene encoding LOW QUALITY PROTEIN: PDZ domain-containing protein GIPC3 (The sequence of the model RefSeq protein was modified relative to this genomic sequence to represent the inferred CDS: inserted 1 base in 1 codon; substituted 1 base at 1 genomic stop codon); this encodes MASPLCGGDRTSFELPLCMFGSARGSCPRRAAAAGCSGXASTAGSPGRTAPWRTAWGRSRGAPSRPXAPRPPRVRPRLVFRTQLAHGSPTGRIEGFTNVKELYGKIAEVFSISPTEILFCTLNTHKVDMQKLLGGQIGLEDFIFAHVRGETKEVEVTKTEDALGLTITDNGAGYAFIKRIKEGSIINRIQAVCVGDSIEAINDHTIVGCRHYEVARMLRELPRAQPFTLRLVQPKKAFDMIGQRTRSSSKCPAEGRVASGKETLRLRAQGPATLQEGPSATEEEAARRVDDLLESYMGIRDSELAATMVEMAKQSPGTTALAHGLDSVLGEFAFPPEFVAEVWAAVCSTGGAQE
- the HMG20B gene encoding SWI/SNF-related matrix-associated actin-dependent regulator of chromatin subfamily E member 1-related, giving the protein MAHSTKQAPAGMLHAAGKAQHGNFLVAIKQEKGEVARASGEKPHGEEEPVKKRGWPKGKKRKKILPNGPKAPVTGYVRFLNERREQIRTQHPDLPFPEITKMLGAEWSKLQLSEKQRYLDEAEREKQQYMKELREYQQSEAYKMCTEKIQEKKIKKEDAGSVAVNTLLNGHPHKAGECSDSFSTFDVPIFTEEFLDQNKAREAELRRLRKMNTEFEEQNAILQKHTESMNCAKEKLEQELAQEERQTLALQQQLQSVRQALTTSFASLPIPGTGETPTLSTLDFYMAKLHSAIESNPLQHEKLVVRIKEILSRIASEHL